The following proteins are encoded in a genomic region of Microscilla marina ATCC 23134:
- a CDS encoding TetR/AcrR family transcriptional regulator, producing MGTPKDIRKKQRYEAIVDAAEKVFFSKGIDNASMDQIAKQAGLGKGTLYLYFESKNALYRAILYRAFATLKKQFEEALDEENTGFENMKTILRVYLEFFYNHPHYFNAILHFQNDLFNLDAMASEQQIYLAEGVAIIELGAQLIEKGQQDGSIRNDLKAIEAAYVFWGQTMGVLQLVQKKMAIVTHYHQLEADQLIVQHFKLIEYVLKGS from the coding sequence ATGGGAACACCAAAGGACATCAGAAAAAAACAAAGGTATGAGGCGATTGTAGATGCAGCCGAAAAGGTGTTTTTTTCTAAAGGAATTGACAATGCTTCAATGGACCAGATAGCCAAACAAGCTGGACTGGGTAAAGGCACCTTGTATTTATATTTTGAGAGTAAAAATGCATTGTATCGGGCTATTTTATACCGGGCTTTTGCTACCTTAAAAAAACAGTTTGAAGAGGCTCTCGATGAAGAAAATACTGGGTTTGAAAATATGAAAACCATACTGAGGGTATACCTCGAATTTTTTTATAATCACCCCCATTATTTCAATGCTATTTTACATTTTCAAAATGACTTGTTCAACTTGGACGCCATGGCATCGGAGCAACAAATTTACCTTGCCGAAGGAGTGGCTATTATTGAACTTGGGGCACAACTCATAGAAAAAGGGCAACAAGATGGTAGTATCAGAAATGATTTGAAAGCAATAGAAGCCGCGTATGTATTTTGGGGGCAAACGATGGGGGTACTACAGCTAGTACAAAAGAAAATGGCCATTGTTACTCATTATCACCAATTAGAAGCTGATCAGTTAATTGTACAGCACTTTAAGCTGATTGAATATGTGCTCAAGGGCAGTTAA
- the trmB gene encoding tRNA (guanosine(46)-N7)-methyltransferase TrmB, whose product MGRRNKLERFKQNEENPNVVQPGKPLYDTIKGKWREEFFKNDRDIVLELACGRGEYTVGLAQAYPDRNFVGVDIKGDRIWKGSQFATQNGLQNVGFLRTFIQNIEQYFAPGEVNEIWVVHPDPRPKDSDERRRLTNARFLTMYKNLLTTDGWLHFKTDNAGLFEYTLEVLKDWKIKDFEFTRDLYKEEKLLAQHHDIKTRYELKFVAEGHKIHYLKFRFDRGEG is encoded by the coding sequence ATGGGGAGAAGAAACAAACTAGAGCGTTTTAAGCAAAACGAAGAGAATCCGAATGTGGTACAGCCAGGCAAACCTCTGTATGATACGATTAAGGGAAAATGGAGAGAGGAGTTTTTTAAAAACGACCGTGATATAGTATTAGAGTTAGCTTGTGGCAGAGGAGAGTATACAGTAGGGTTGGCGCAAGCATACCCCGACCGCAACTTTGTAGGGGTAGACATCAAAGGTGATCGTATCTGGAAAGGTAGCCAGTTTGCTACTCAAAACGGATTGCAAAATGTAGGGTTTTTACGCACTTTTATCCAAAATATTGAGCAGTATTTTGCCCCTGGCGAAGTAAACGAAATATGGGTGGTACACCCCGATCCACGCCCCAAAGACAGTGACGAACGCCGCCGCCTGACCAATGCCCGTTTTTTGACCATGTACAAAAACCTGTTGACGACCGATGGTTGGTTACACTTCAAAACCGACAATGCAGGCTTGTTTGAATACACCCTGGAAGTGCTCAAAGATTGGAAAATTAAAGATTTTGAATTTACCCGTGACCTCTACAAAGAGGAGAAACTGCTTGCCCAACACCACGATATCAAAACCCGCTACGAACTCAAGTTTGTGGCCGAAGGGCACAAAATCCATTACTTGAAATTTAGGTTCGATAGGGGAGAGGGCTAA
- a CDS encoding leucine-rich repeat domain-containing protein: MSENNEKILKLLQSGDEQNIALAFQLCVGLRKGYNKAVAKELHKHVFFCVRHQLEPGFYKNLTNLLISDKNLQQLPAEIGQLVNLTDLSLGYNQIQALPIEIGNLHHLKELWITNTKIKTLPAEIGKLHQLRSLSLYENQLETLPKEIGQLSKLQDLSLHHNRLSQVPVEIGQLSNLRRLYLNSNQLQDLPSQLQQLTQLKVLRLGGNPMNANNQKKLMEWLPNCEVEF, translated from the coding sequence ATGTCTGAAAATAACGAAAAAATATTAAAACTGTTGCAAAGTGGTGACGAGCAAAACATTGCGCTGGCTTTTCAGCTTTGTGTGGGGCTTCGAAAGGGCTACAATAAGGCTGTAGCAAAAGAGCTACATAAACACGTGTTTTTTTGTGTGAGGCATCAACTTGAGCCAGGCTTTTATAAAAACCTGACCAACCTTTTAATTTCTGACAAGAACCTTCAACAGCTTCCAGCAGAAATTGGGCAATTAGTCAATCTTACTGACCTATCGCTGGGGTACAACCAAATACAGGCTCTGCCTATAGAAATTGGTAATTTACACCACTTGAAAGAGCTCTGGATCACCAATACCAAAATAAAAACACTGCCTGCCGAAATAGGAAAACTGCATCAATTAAGATCACTCAGTTTGTATGAAAATCAACTGGAAACCCTGCCCAAAGAAATTGGGCAACTAAGCAAACTACAAGACCTGAGTCTGCACCACAATCGTTTGAGTCAAGTACCTGTCGAAATAGGTCAGTTGTCTAACCTGCGACGGCTTTACCTCAATAGCAACCAATTGCAGGACTTACCCTCACAACTACAACAACTCACCCAGCTAAAAGTGCTCAGGCTGGGAGGCAACCCTATGAACGCCAATAATCAAAAGAAGTTGATGGAATGGTTGCCTAATTGTGAGGTGGAGTTTTGA
- a CDS encoding leucine-rich repeat domain-containing protein, producing MEHESSLLQLLQSNDLSHLKLAFELCKGLQGNYTPQVALVLQQYPLFCAMYALETDFCANLQELNLNNQQLEVLPPAIGQLKQLHSLWAWKNKLTKLPVEIGALTHLRVLSLQYNQLTCLPPEISRLTQLRDVYLYGNKISAEEKRKISQWLPNNCDIRFKRFED from the coding sequence ATGGAACACGAATCAAGTTTACTGCAATTATTGCAAAGCAACGATCTCTCTCACCTTAAGCTGGCTTTTGAGCTTTGCAAAGGGTTACAAGGGAACTATACTCCACAAGTAGCATTGGTATTGCAACAATACCCATTGTTTTGTGCAATGTATGCACTTGAGACCGATTTTTGTGCCAACCTACAAGAACTCAACCTAAACAACCAACAGCTGGAAGTATTGCCTCCAGCAATAGGACAACTCAAACAATTGCATAGCCTGTGGGCGTGGAAGAATAAATTGACTAAATTGCCAGTTGAAATAGGAGCATTGACTCATTTAAGGGTATTGTCGCTACAGTATAATCAATTGACCTGTTTGCCGCCCGAAATAAGTCGCCTTACTCAATTAAGAGATGTGTATTTGTATGGTAATAAAATATCTGCCGAAGAAAAAAGGAAAATAAGCCAATGGTTGCCCAACAACTGTGATATAAGATTCAAACGTTTTGAAGATTGA
- a CDS encoding tetratricopeptide repeat protein codes for MPKFIRTAGIFFLFIFCLMQPVQAQDTEAAKALVSKGDEKVEEQRVKAAIRLYSQAIKKDKTYAMAYAKRAKAYQANKKLSLAIKDYSKAIKLNNKLAGAYRGRAYSRFLREDYKDAIHDYNEAIRLHEKDTFSFYRRAVSKYHISDYRSAFMDINKALKLNKFRPEFNYYRGLIRVALKDSKNSLSDYDEAIRLKPKYAEAYYHRGLAKKQLNYDGALTDYNKAIRLNPVYHEAYFSRGSYFVAEGKQDKALDDFSKAIKIYNKEEAYFAERAKAHEQNKDLKAALKDLDRAIELDGRNLKFYFSRARLKGLLKDFDGAMQDIQFIIDEQPKNVEAYIQRGTIKEIKLDYKGALEDFSTAMKMAPKNPEIYNHRGVIKYKSRNFTGALEDFDKAISLDPLNNKAYYNKGMTQMYMGKKEEACKNLRKAGEYGHPKAYKIARKYCS; via the coding sequence ATGCCAAAATTCATTCGTACAGCAGGAATATTTTTTCTATTCATATTTTGCCTTATGCAACCTGTGCAGGCTCAAGACACTGAAGCAGCTAAAGCATTGGTGAGTAAAGGAGATGAAAAAGTAGAGGAACAACGTGTTAAAGCTGCCATTAGACTGTATAGTCAAGCCATTAAAAAAGATAAAACGTATGCCATGGCTTATGCAAAGCGTGCAAAGGCTTATCAGGCAAATAAGAAGCTTTCATTGGCGATTAAAGATTACAGCAAAGCAATTAAACTTAACAACAAACTGGCAGGAGCCTACCGGGGAAGGGCTTATAGCAGGTTTTTGAGAGAAGATTACAAAGATGCGATTCACGATTATAATGAAGCCATCAGGCTACACGAAAAAGATACGTTTTCTTTTTATAGAAGGGCAGTTTCCAAATACCATATTTCAGACTACCGCTCAGCCTTCATGGACATAAATAAAGCCTTGAAACTAAACAAATTTCGCCCAGAGTTCAATTATTACCGAGGGTTGATCAGGGTGGCACTGAAAGACTCCAAAAACTCACTCAGTGATTATGATGAGGCTATTCGATTAAAACCAAAGTATGCAGAAGCTTACTACCATCGGGGGCTTGCCAAAAAGCAGCTTAATTATGATGGGGCACTTACCGACTATAACAAAGCCATCAGACTAAACCCTGTTTATCACGAAGCATATTTTAGTCGGGGCAGTTATTTTGTAGCAGAGGGCAAGCAAGACAAAGCATTGGACGATTTTAGCAAAGCAATTAAAATATATAACAAAGAAGAAGCTTATTTTGCCGAAAGGGCAAAGGCGCACGAACAAAACAAAGACCTAAAAGCTGCTCTCAAAGATCTTGATCGGGCTATAGAGCTAGACGGACGTAATCTAAAGTTTTATTTTAGCCGTGCTCGGCTCAAAGGTTTGCTCAAAGATTTTGATGGGGCAATGCAGGACATTCAATTTATTATAGATGAACAACCCAAAAACGTAGAGGCTTATATACAACGGGGTACAATCAAAGAAATAAAACTGGACTACAAAGGAGCCCTGGAAGACTTCAGTACGGCAATGAAAATGGCTCCCAAAAACCCGGAAATTTATAACCACCGTGGGGTAATTAAGTACAAATCAAGAAACTTTACTGGGGCACTCGAAGACTTTGATAAGGCAATTTCGCTCGATCCGCTTAACAATAAAGCTTACTATAACAAAGGAATGACGCAAATGTATATGGGTAAAAAAGAGGAGGCTTGTAAAAATTTGCGCAAAGCAGGAGAGTATGGACACCCTAAGGCGTATAAAATTGCCCGAAAGTATTGTAGCTAA
- a CDS encoding S8/S53 family peptidase: MKKYMLIAVTAFLMGSCSTRTEDNVTPDPQQSVELVNKATRDKIIADNLKTKGEFEWAWVDNATLFSAITDGNDGSMTVGYMPEGFKNINTRMHEIDVKSSEWVKAKEQLISDIQAVYKKYGINKTRKELVLREHDVLPFFKVSVSIVQVVDLVRNSPKVRYAEPSTYNFTMPGQNNHRITGSPGCGSETSGTIPSADYFRASDNALVSWHLEKNRVTQAWGISGKGRNINLGVIDTGTSPAQPKLGSSFNGGYSNVGRRIQRYGTFAPSVWFWQKRKIDGPNDDCGHGTSMSGVMAAPRTTDGTPTGVAYESNLYAVRGTDDVMLNSGDEQDGVSDALVLLANKNTHIISMSLGNLWSVGQIADAVRYAYGKGKMIFSAAGTSFSWANNIVGVIFPATMSEILAVTGVTDRNGYKECHNCHYGRKVDFVLVMQRDGSSSRTALTLPMSGNSPDQVGGSSVATATMAGIAALVWSTNPSQSRATVLQRLKSSAEFYPNRNSSFGWGKVDAYKAVASVQ; the protein is encoded by the coding sequence ATGAAAAAGTACATGTTAATTGCAGTGACTGCCTTCTTAATGGGTAGTTGCTCAACCCGAACAGAGGATAATGTTACTCCTGACCCTCAGCAAAGTGTGGAATTGGTAAACAAAGCCACCAGAGACAAGATCATTGCTGACAACCTTAAAACTAAAGGTGAGTTTGAATGGGCTTGGGTAGACAATGCTACTTTGTTTTCGGCCATTACAGATGGCAACGATGGCTCAATGACGGTGGGCTACATGCCCGAAGGCTTCAAAAATATCAATACCCGCATGCATGAGATTGACGTAAAGTCTAGCGAATGGGTAAAAGCTAAAGAACAGCTTATCAGCGATATTCAAGCCGTTTACAAAAAGTATGGAATCAACAAAACCAGAAAAGAATTGGTGCTTAGAGAACATGACGTGTTGCCTTTCTTTAAAGTATCGGTTTCTATCGTCCAAGTAGTAGATCTGGTACGTAACTCACCCAAGGTACGTTATGCTGAACCATCTACCTATAATTTTACTATGCCAGGACAAAACAATCACCGAATTACTGGTTCGCCAGGATGTGGTTCAGAAACCAGTGGTACCATTCCATCGGCTGATTATTTCAGGGCTTCGGACAATGCTTTAGTGTCATGGCACTTAGAAAAAAACCGGGTAACTCAAGCTTGGGGAATCAGCGGCAAAGGACGCAACATTAACCTGGGGGTGATTGATACGGGAACATCTCCGGCACAGCCTAAATTAGGTAGTTCTTTTAATGGGGGTTACTCTAATGTTGGCAGAAGAATTCAACGTTATGGCACGTTTGCTCCAAGCGTATGGTTTTGGCAAAAACGTAAAATAGATGGTCCTAATGACGACTGTGGACACGGTACGTCTATGTCGGGAGTAATGGCTGCCCCAAGAACTACCGATGGCACTCCTACTGGAGTAGCTTATGAGTCTAACTTATATGCAGTACGTGGAACCGACGACGTAATGCTAAACAGTGGTGATGAGCAAGATGGGGTGAGTGATGCTTTGGTACTACTTGCCAACAAAAATACACACATCATTAGTATGTCGTTGGGTAACTTATGGTCGGTAGGGCAAATTGCCGATGCAGTAAGGTATGCTTATGGCAAAGGTAAAATGATTTTTAGTGCCGCAGGTACTTCATTCTCGTGGGCTAACAATATTGTAGGGGTGATTTTTCCAGCTACTATGTCAGAAATTTTAGCAGTAACTGGGGTAACAGACCGCAATGGTTACAAAGAGTGTCATAATTGTCACTATGGTAGAAAGGTAGATTTTGTATTGGTCATGCAAAGAGATGGCAGCAGCAGCCGCACTGCCTTGACCTTGCCTATGAGCGGTAACTCGCCCGATCAGGTGGGTGGCTCTTCGGTAGCCACTGCTACTATGGCAGGTATTGCGGCTTTGGTTTGGTCTACCAACCCTTCACAGTCTCGTGCTACTGTATTGCAACGCTTGAAAAGTAGTGCTGAGTTTTATCCTAATCGTAACTCTAGCTTTGGTTGGGGCAAGGTAGATGCTTATAAGGCTGTGGCAAGTGTACAATAA
- a CDS encoding (Fe-S)-binding protein codes for MKFLPQVAFLIALGVTAYLIYRRVSRISANIKLGRSLDRTDNPSTRWKTMLRIAFGQQKMFDKPLVGILHFLVYAGFVLINIEVLEIIIDGVTGTHRIFAGVLGGFYTVLISFFEFLAVGVLLACVIFLIRRNLLKVPRFGSPEMKGWPTLDATVILVVEITLMAAILLMNAADTVLQAKGAAHYTQTGAFLFSQMLTPVLEGLSINALVVIERVGWWFHILGIFAFAVYVTYSKHLHIALAFPNTYFSNLQPKGYMDNMESVTNEVQLALGLKEDDGNMPEIDRFGAKDINDLTWKNLMDAYSCTECGRCTSNCPANITGKKLSPRKVMMDTRDRMEEIGEYIAKGGELEKALAEGHGLYSDERISKQELMACTTCNACTDACPINIDPLSIILQMRRYIALEEADTPQSWNSMFTNIENNMAPWQFSPTDRFNWAENLND; via the coding sequence ATGAAATTTTTACCGCAGGTTGCTTTTTTGATTGCATTGGGGGTGACGGCTTACCTGATTTACCGCAGGGTTTCCCGCATTAGTGCCAACATTAAGTTGGGAAGGTCACTGGATCGTACAGATAACCCATCGACTCGCTGGAAAACAATGTTACGTATAGCCTTTGGGCAACAAAAAATGTTTGACAAACCTTTAGTAGGGATACTTCACTTTTTGGTATACGCCGGGTTTGTACTCATCAATATAGAAGTATTAGAGATTATTATAGACGGAGTAACAGGTACACACCGGATTTTTGCCGGGGTGTTGGGCGGTTTTTATACCGTACTCATCAGTTTCTTTGAATTTTTGGCAGTAGGCGTATTACTTGCCTGTGTTATCTTTCTTATTCGTCGTAACCTACTTAAGGTACCTCGTTTTGGTAGCCCCGAAATGAAAGGCTGGCCAACCCTTGATGCCACTGTAATCTTGGTGGTGGAGATTACCCTGATGGCTGCCATCTTGCTGATGAATGCTGCCGATACTGTATTACAGGCTAAAGGCGCAGCGCACTATACCCAAACTGGCGCATTTTTATTTAGCCAAATGCTTACCCCTGTGCTAGAGGGTTTGTCTATTAACGCTTTGGTAGTGATAGAGCGTGTGGGCTGGTGGTTTCATATTTTAGGTATCTTTGCTTTTGCTGTATATGTTACCTACTCTAAACACCTTCATATTGCACTGGCTTTTCCAAACACCTACTTCTCGAACCTACAGCCCAAAGGCTATATGGACAATATGGAGTCGGTAACCAATGAAGTACAGCTTGCTTTGGGGCTCAAAGAAGACGATGGCAACATGCCAGAAATTGATCGTTTTGGTGCCAAAGACATCAACGACCTGACCTGGAAAAACCTCATGGACGCCTACTCTTGTACCGAGTGCGGCAGGTGTACTTCTAACTGTCCGGCAAACATTACTGGCAAAAAACTATCGCCACGTAAAGTAATGATGGATACCCGCGACCGAATGGAAGAAATAGGGGAGTATATAGCCAAAGGAGGAGAGCTTGAAAAGGCCCTTGCAGAAGGCCACGGACTATACAGCGATGAGCGCATTTCTAAACAAGAATTGATGGCTTGTACTACTTGCAATGCTTGTACAGATGCCTGCCCGATCAATATAGACCCATTGTCTATTATTTTACAAATGCGTCGTTACATTGCCCTGGAAGAAGCCGATACCCCACAATCGTGGAACTCAATGTTTACCAATATTGAGAACAATATGGCTCCCTGGCAGTTTTCGCCCACTGACCGTTTCAACTGGGCTGAGAACCTGAATGACTAA
- a CDS encoding DUF350 domain-containing protein: MDTNRIIFSIYDVSLSLVFGLLTIYIALKVIDKLVLKVNTLKMVKEGNISIALFKAILIICTLLLIQTSIKSSNSALQTMAEAHNKITIKIFMISLGYFFLFYVISLTFSVLLILISFFVYIKATIDLDEIAEIKKNNIAVSISLSLIIFGMTLFIRPAFHNLIGSFVNYNALQVEQVDTKNKGGGVVPKRIAPPR; encoded by the coding sequence ATGGATACCAACAGAATCATTTTTTCTATTTATGACGTTTCTCTGTCGCTGGTTTTTGGGTTGCTTACCATCTACATTGCCTTAAAGGTGATAGACAAGCTGGTGCTGAAGGTAAACACACTGAAAATGGTCAAAGAAGGCAATATTTCTATTGCGCTGTTCAAAGCAATTTTAATCATTTGTACCTTGTTGTTGATCCAAACCAGCATAAAATCATCCAACAGTGCTTTGCAAACAATGGCAGAGGCGCATAACAAAATCACGATCAAGATATTTATGATTTCGTTGGGGTATTTCTTTTTGTTCTATGTTATTTCTTTGACGTTTAGCGTCTTGCTAATTCTTATCAGCTTTTTTGTATACATCAAAGCCACTATAGACCTGGACGAAATAGCCGAAATAAAGAAGAACAATATTGCAGTATCTATATCCTTATCTCTGATTATATTTGGAATGACCCTATTTATCCGCCCTGCTTTTCATAACCTCATTGGCAGCTTTGTAAACTACAACGCCCTGCAGGTAGAGCAGGTAGATACTAAAAATAAAGGGGGAGGAGTTGTGCCCAAAAGGATAGCACCGCCACGTTAG
- a CDS encoding (Fe-S)-binding protein: protein MSEMTYKVPLMADLAAEGKTPEVLFWVGCAGSFDDRYKKVTIAMVKILNKVGIDFAVLGTEESCTGDPAKRAGREDLFQMQAIGNIELLNAYNIKKIVTACPHCFNILKNEYKELGGDYEVIHHSTFLQQLIDAGKVKMSEGGEFKGKKITYHDSCYLGRANDIYEAPRKVLEQLDADLVEMKRCRTKGLCCGAGGAQMFKDAEKGSKEINVERIEDALETGANVVAAACPFCMTMMTDGVKSKEREHDVKVFDLAEIVADAEGLS from the coding sequence ATGAGCGAAATGACATATAAAGTGCCTTTGATGGCGGATTTGGCAGCAGAAGGCAAGACCCCAGAGGTACTTTTCTGGGTAGGTTGTGCAGGATCATTTGATGATCGTTACAAAAAAGTAACCATTGCTATGGTGAAAATATTGAACAAAGTGGGCATTGACTTTGCCGTGCTGGGCACCGAAGAGTCTTGTACTGGTGATCCTGCCAAACGTGCTGGACGCGAAGACCTTTTTCAAATGCAGGCGATTGGCAACATTGAGTTGTTGAATGCTTACAACATCAAAAAAATAGTAACCGCTTGTCCCCATTGCTTTAATATTCTCAAAAATGAATACAAAGAATTGGGCGGCGACTATGAAGTAATTCACCACTCTACGTTTTTGCAGCAATTGATTGACGCTGGAAAAGTAAAAATGTCAGAAGGAGGAGAGTTTAAAGGCAAAAAAATTACCTACCATGACTCTTGTTACCTAGGCCGAGCCAACGACATTTACGAAGCTCCTCGCAAGGTACTTGAGCAACTCGATGCCGACCTGGTAGAAATGAAGCGTTGCCGTACCAAAGGTTTATGCTGTGGAGCAGGAGGGGCGCAAATGTTTAAAGACGCCGAAAAAGGCAGCAAAGAGATCAATGTAGAGCGTATAGAAGACGCCCTTGAAACGGGTGCCAATGTGGTAGCAGCGGCTTGTCCTTTCTGTATGACTATGATGACCGATGGAGTGAAAAGCAAAGAGCGCGAGCACGATGTAAAGGTGTTTGACCTTGCCGAGATTGTGGCAGACGCAGAAGGGCTTTCGTAG
- a CDS encoding class I SAM-dependent methyltransferase, with translation MKSNIAQELKDSYDAQYKDPHIKKWRELGAKNKVQNIINITQGHSFDRVLEVGSGDGSILQELSRQNFAQELYSVEISQSGLEAIQARNIPQLKSVQLFDGYKVPFEDHSFDLVILTHVLEHVEFERLLLRELKRLAKHQVIEVPKDYRFGVDKKLKHFLAYGHINMYTPSSLRFLVKSEGFRILKNNTAIYSKDVYTFNKPSFTQKLKAQMVYLAKQALTHTPSVAFNHRYIDTITLFTESSDQGLDIM, from the coding sequence ATGAAGTCAAACATTGCTCAAGAACTGAAAGATTCATACGATGCCCAATATAAAGATCCTCATATAAAAAAATGGCGGGAACTGGGTGCTAAAAATAAAGTTCAGAATATCATCAATATTACCCAAGGCCACTCTTTTGACAGGGTGTTGGAAGTAGGGTCAGGCGATGGAAGTATTTTGCAGGAACTTTCTCGCCAAAATTTCGCTCAGGAGCTTTACTCAGTAGAAATCTCCCAGAGTGGCCTTGAGGCCATTCAAGCACGCAATATACCACAGCTTAAAAGTGTACAACTTTTTGATGGATATAAGGTACCCTTTGAAGACCATAGTTTTGATTTGGTAATACTGACTCATGTGCTGGAGCACGTAGAGTTTGAACGTTTGCTTTTGCGGGAGTTGAAAAGGTTGGCAAAGCATCAGGTAATTGAGGTTCCTAAAGATTATCGTTTTGGGGTAGACAAAAAACTCAAGCATTTTCTGGCTTATGGTCACATCAATATGTATACTCCCAGCTCGCTCAGGTTTTTGGTCAAAAGTGAAGGTTTTCGTATTCTCAAAAACAATACAGCCATTTACTCTAAGGATGTATACACTTTTAACAAACCTTCTTTTACCCAAAAACTAAAAGCCCAGATGGTATACCTGGCCAAGCAAGCCTTGACCCATACCCCCTCTGTTGCGTTCAACCATCGGTACATCGACACCATTACTTTGTTTACCGAAAGCAGTGACCAGGGTTTAGATATTATGTAA
- a CDS encoding PQQ-dependent sugar dehydrogenase, translating into MRKKITPILFLLLTTVFMQGCNSSSKTSKSNATSNNPQNLPLEKIKLPKGFQISIFANGVNEARSMVRGDKGTIFVGNRGGGNVYAVVDNDNDYKADKVYTIASGLNMPCGVAFRKGSLYVAEVSRILRYDNIEANLDKPPKPVVVYDKYPTDRHHGWKFIAFGPDDKLYVPVGAPCNICERLENPTYASITRMNPDGSGMKVFASGVRNSVGFDWHPDTKELWFTDNGRDMLGDDLPSDELNHAPKKGMHFGYPYCHQGDTKDPKFGDKRPCSDFTPPAQKLGAHVAALGMRFYTGKMFPNDYNKKAFIAMHGSWNRSKKVGYKLALVQTKEGKVTDFETFAEGWLDHEKQLAWGRPVDVLQMPDGSLLVSDDMANVIYRITYK; encoded by the coding sequence ATGCGCAAAAAAATTACTCCTATATTATTTCTGCTACTTACTACCGTTTTTATGCAGGGCTGCAACTCCAGCTCTAAAACCAGTAAAAGCAATGCTACCTCAAACAACCCTCAAAACCTGCCCTTAGAGAAAATAAAATTACCTAAAGGTTTTCAGATTTCTATTTTTGCCAATGGAGTAAACGAAGCCCGCTCGATGGTAAGAGGCGATAAAGGGACTATTTTTGTGGGCAACCGTGGTGGTGGTAATGTATATGCTGTAGTAGACAATGATAATGACTATAAAGCCGACAAAGTTTACACCATTGCTTCTGGGCTCAACATGCCTTGTGGGGTGGCTTTTCGCAAGGGAAGCTTATATGTGGCAGAGGTAAGTCGTATTTTGAGGTATGACAATATAGAAGCCAACTTGGACAAACCACCCAAACCTGTAGTAGTCTATGATAAGTACCCTACTGATAGGCACCACGGCTGGAAATTCATCGCGTTTGGTCCTGATGATAAACTTTATGTACCTGTAGGGGCTCCCTGCAATATCTGTGAACGTTTAGAAAACCCTACATATGCTTCTATTACCCGTATGAACCCAGACGGTTCTGGTATGAAGGTATTTGCCAGTGGTGTACGCAATAGTGTGGGGTTCGACTGGCACCCTGATACCAAAGAGTTGTGGTTTACAGATAATGGACGTGATATGTTAGGCGATGACTTGCCGTCTGATGAGTTGAACCATGCGCCTAAGAAAGGGATGCACTTTGGCTACCCCTATTGCCACCAGGGCGACACCAAAGATCCTAAGTTTGGCGATAAACGCCCTTGCAGTGACTTTACTCCTCCTGCCCAAAAACTAGGGGCACATGTGGCAGCTCTGGGGATGCGATTTTATACAGGCAAAATGTTTCCCAATGATTATAACAAAAAAGCTTTCATTGCGATGCATGGCTCTTGGAACCGCAGCAAAAAAGTAGGGTATAAGTTGGCTTTGGTGCAAACCAAAGAAGGTAAAGTAACTGATTTTGAGACATTTGCTGAAGGTTGGCTTGATCATGAAAAACAACTTGCCTGGGGGCGTCCAGTAGATGTACTGCAAATGCCTGATGGTTCTTTGTTGGTGTCTGATGACATGGCCAATGTAATTTATCGGATTACTTATAAGTAA